In one window of bacterium DNA:
- a CDS encoding prepilin-type N-terminal cleavage/methylation domain-containing protein: MGNQGSSPRKRSAGFSMAELLIVLSVIGILAAISIPIFLEQKDKAIIGVTKANLDAMRTGLTRHTIRTSDNLYPVGELHYFDFRATVPEANLPPLETEAKILTGSFNYSSDGAAYTLQVTSTNRTAARFRASQAGIVRE; this comes from the coding sequence ATGGGGAACCAGGGCAGCTCACCCCGGAAACGATCCGCCGGCTTTTCCATGGCGGAACTGCTGATCGTGCTCTCCGTTATCGGCATCCTTGCCGCCATATCCATCCCCATCTTCCTTGAGCAGAAGGACAAGGCCATCATCGGGGTGACCAAGGCCAACCTCGATGCCATGCGCACGGGGCTGACCCGGCACACGATCCGCACGTCCGACAACCTGTATCCCGTCGGGGAGCTGCACTACTTTGATTTCAGGGCCACCGTTCCGGAAGCCAACCTGCCGCCCCTGGAAACAGAAGCGAAGATATTGACCGGCTCTTTTAACTATTCAAGCGATGGGGCCGCCTACACCCTGCAGGTCACCTCCACCAACCGGACAGCCGCCCGCTTCAGGGCCTCCCAGGCCGGGATCGTTCGGGAGTGA
- a CDS encoding aldehyde dehydrogenase family protein: MLKDSYPYYLANRPMSPNQDLEVTDKFSGEVVTRVAMADEATLDKGIAAAAAVFEEMKQLRPYDRQRILYHCVDRFTERAAELAGSLCLEAGKPIRDSRGEVSRLIDTFRIAAEESVRIQGEVMNMEITPRAKGYTGMYKRFPVGPCSFITPFNFPLNLVAHKVAPAIAVGNPFVLKPASWTPVGAIIIGEILAETDLPEGAFSILPCPGSRADLLVTDDRLKHISFTGSPGVGWDIKARAGKKRVSLELGGNAACVVDEGSDIADAVDRIIFGAFYQSGQSCISVQRIMVHESLYEPFKKFLVEKTSVLKMGDPKDENTFIGPMISVQEAERLESWIDAAVKAGGKILCGGKRQGAMLEATLLENVPGDQDLCSGEAFGPVAVLSAFSDFDQVLAEVNDSVYGLQAGLFTNNINRAFRAWENLDVGGVIIGDIPSWRVDSMPYGGVKDSGFGREGIRFAMEEMTETRLLVIRDRDA, translated from the coding sequence ATGCTGAAAGACTCCTACCCGTACTACCTGGCAAACCGCCCGATGTCTCCCAACCAGGACCTGGAGGTCACCGACAAGTTCAGCGGGGAAGTGGTCACACGTGTCGCCATGGCCGATGAGGCTACCCTCGACAAGGGGATCGCCGCTGCCGCGGCGGTTTTCGAGGAGATGAAGCAGCTGCGGCCCTACGACCGGCAGCGGATCCTGTACCACTGTGTCGACAGGTTCACCGAAAGGGCCGCGGAGTTGGCCGGGTCCTTGTGCCTGGAAGCGGGAAAACCGATCCGCGACAGCCGCGGTGAGGTCTCCCGTCTCATCGACACTTTCCGCATCGCTGCCGAGGAGTCTGTCCGCATCCAGGGTGAGGTCATGAACATGGAGATCACCCCCAGGGCGAAGGGGTACACGGGGATGTACAAGCGGTTCCCTGTCGGACCATGCTCATTCATCACCCCCTTTAACTTTCCGTTGAACCTCGTGGCCCACAAGGTGGCTCCGGCCATCGCAGTGGGAAACCCCTTTGTTCTCAAGCCCGCGAGCTGGACCCCTGTCGGGGCCATCATTATCGGGGAGATTCTCGCGGAGACGGACCTTCCCGAGGGGGCTTTTTCCATCCTGCCGTGCCCGGGATCCAGGGCCGACCTGCTCGTTACGGACGACCGGCTCAAGCACATCAGTTTCACCGGATCACCGGGGGTGGGCTGGGACATCAAGGCACGTGCCGGGAAAAAGAGGGTTTCCCTGGAGCTGGGAGGCAACGCCGCCTGCGTGGTGGACGAGGGATCCGATATCGCCGACGCGGTTGACAGGATCATCTTTGGCGCTTTCTACCAGTCAGGGCAAAGCTGCATCTCGGTCCAGCGCATCATGGTACACGAGTCCCTTTACGAACCTTTCAAAAAATTCCTTGTAGAGAAGACGTCCGTCCTGAAAATGGGCGATCCGAAGGACGAAAACACCTTCATCGGTCCCATGATATCCGTGCAGGAGGCCGAACGACTGGAAAGCTGGATCGACGCGGCCGTCAAGGCTGGAGGGAAAATTTTGTGCGGGGGCAAAAGACAGGGGGCCATGCTGGAGGCCACCCTCCTTGAAAATGTTCCAGGGGACCAGGACCTTTGTTCCGGGGAGGCGTTCGGACCGGTCGCCGTTCTCAGCGCTTTTTCAGATTTCGACCAGGTCCTGGCTGAAGTCAACGACAGTGTTTACGGGCTCCAGGCCGGCCTGTTCACAAACAACATCAACCGCGCTTTCAGGGCATGGGAGAACCTGGACGTCGGGGGCGTGATCATCGGAGATATACCATCCTGGCGGGTGGACTCCATGCCTTACGGAGGGGTCAAGGACAGCGGATTCGGGCGTGAGGGGATCCGGTTCGCCATGGAAGAAATGACCGAGACCAGGCTCCTCGTCATAAGGGACAGGGACGCCTGA
- a CDS encoding tetratricopeptide repeat protein: MPFLRYLLPFLILSLIAVRPALAIEISEVTVDFPLSEVLDIDEREPETDSVLGDTGGSSRVWRAPWEDNWFLYRQNVLRGNFSEAKGNLDKVLAYRKERGIPNLFAPAAALLVEASAARKQKRYDDALEFTSYARELAPDDPAPHFSRARTVWRQNQLRALSSLDALLEGWGVFFRDFRSFYPWSLGLVLWILVALAVSSILTILLFLPRVVPRLAHDLSHLVKIPQWLWYAAILVLLAAVLVMGLPLVLWVILCALIMGLHLTGRERVAVGCAIVILTSLPLLVHVLALSNEYYSGSGPADLYLAERGGEGARTVESLHRLRVQDPEDGQVLAALAVVLKRSGRVREAETLLAQAMELTPDSPAVINNLGNVLFSMGRVDAAIEHYRQALRYKDDSRIHYNLSQALRENLQLEEGEREFRIANDADPELAGSLTAAQQEGGQRITVDIYGETGHYLTNALTLSAEGRKWREGLWNGFVPQVPFSLSWFLFPVSAVILFLGVPIVDRLNISRRCRKCNRMHCPKCSQSSSDILCAQCRQIFLVRSGVDPASRVKKMMQIIRFNKRRALVSSVTTILLPGMGHIYLGAGWQSLVFITVSTMFWTKWIFWHGLFRNTTMLEIQVGPTSWVVFGLLLGLFYLIAFKSVGDRLEEN; the protein is encoded by the coding sequence ATGCCTTTTCTCAGATATCTTCTCCCGTTTCTGATCCTGTCTCTGATCGCCGTCCGCCCTGCACTTGCCATCGAGATCAGCGAGGTCACGGTTGATTTTCCCCTTTCAGAGGTGCTGGACATCGATGAAAGGGAACCCGAAACCGATTCGGTCTTGGGAGACACCGGAGGTTCTTCGAGGGTCTGGCGAGCGCCCTGGGAGGACAACTGGTTCCTGTATCGCCAGAATGTGCTCCGTGGGAACTTTTCCGAAGCCAAGGGAAATCTGGACAAGGTCCTCGCCTACCGCAAGGAACGGGGTATCCCCAACCTTTTCGCGCCGGCCGCCGCCCTCCTTGTAGAGGCTTCCGCGGCGCGTAAGCAGAAACGCTATGACGATGCCCTTGAATTCACCTCCTATGCCAGGGAACTTGCCCCGGATGATCCGGCCCCCCATTTCTCCAGGGCGCGGACCGTGTGGCGACAGAACCAGCTTCGCGCCCTTTCTTCACTGGATGCCCTCCTCGAGGGTTGGGGTGTGTTTTTCAGGGATTTCAGGTCCTTTTATCCGTGGAGTCTCGGGCTTGTCCTGTGGATCCTGGTGGCCCTCGCGGTTTCCTCCATCCTGACAATCCTGCTGTTCCTTCCCAGGGTCGTACCCCGGCTCGCACACGACCTTTCCCACCTGGTGAAAATTCCCCAGTGGCTCTGGTATGCGGCTATCCTTGTCCTCCTGGCGGCTGTTCTGGTCATGGGGCTCCCACTGGTGTTATGGGTTATTTTGTGCGCCTTGATCATGGGCCTGCACCTTACCGGCAGAGAGCGTGTGGCCGTCGGGTGTGCTATCGTTATTCTGACGTCGCTGCCCCTGCTTGTCCACGTTCTCGCGCTGAGCAACGAATATTATTCAGGTTCAGGCCCGGCGGACCTCTATCTCGCTGAAAGGGGAGGCGAGGGAGCCCGAACGGTTGAGAGCCTTCATCGTCTCCGTGTCCAGGATCCCGAAGATGGCCAGGTCCTCGCTGCTCTCGCGGTGGTCCTCAAGAGATCGGGAAGGGTCCGTGAAGCGGAGACACTCCTCGCTCAGGCCATGGAACTTACTCCTGATTCTCCCGCGGTGATCAATAACCTCGGTAATGTCCTGTTCAGCATGGGGAGAGTTGATGCCGCCATCGAGCATTATCGACAGGCCCTGAGGTACAAGGACGATTCCAGGATTCATTACAACCTCAGCCAGGCCCTCCGTGAGAACCTGCAGCTCGAAGAGGGGGAGCGCGAGTTCCGGATCGCCAACGATGCCGACCCCGAACTGGCAGGTTCACTGACGGCAGCCCAGCAGGAGGGGGGGCAGCGGATCACGGTGGACATCTACGGAGAAACCGGACATTACCTCACCAACGCCCTCACCTTGAGTGCTGAAGGCAGGAAGTGGAGGGAAGGCCTCTGGAACGGCTTTGTTCCACAGGTTCCCTTCAGCCTGTCCTGGTTCCTCTTTCCCGTTTCGGCGGTCATCCTGTTCCTGGGTGTGCCCATTGTCGACCGGCTGAACATTTCCAGGCGGTGCCGCAAGTGCAACCGGATGCATTGCCCCAAGTGCAGTCAGTCCAGTTCTGATATCCTCTGCGCCCAGTGCAGGCAGATATTCCTGGTGCGCAGCGGCGTCGATCCGGCGAGCCGGGTCAAGAAGATGATGCAGATCATAAGGTTCAACAAGAGGAGGGCGCTGGTGTCGAGCGTCACCACGATCCTGTTGCCTGGAATGGGACATATCTACCTGGGCGCCGGGTGGCAGTCCCTGGTCTTCATAACGGTCTCCACGATGTTCTGGACCAAGTGGATCTTCTGGCACGGCCTTTTCCGAAATACCACCATGCTGGAGATCCAGGTCGGGCCGACCTCCTGGGTTGTTTTCGGTTTGCTCCTGGGCCTCTTTTATCTCATCGCGTTCAAAAGCGTGGGTGACCGCCTGGAGGAGAACTGA
- a CDS encoding pirin family protein yields the protein MTSVRKPVQVLKSVPTMEGAGVRLRRAFGHAEAPTFDPFLLLDDIHSGNPSDYMAGFPWHPHRGIETVTYVLHGDVDHGDSIGNSGAIGDGDVQWMTAGSGIIHQEMPRKVSGDMRGLQLWVNLPASRKMMDPRYRDIMAGTIPVVRNDNGTAVRVIAGRHKDVAGPMEDLVQAPSYYDVEVPAGETFTCDLPEEHTVFAYVLSGQGRFSTVEGSEYGAEHVVLYGRGEQVSIRGGDTGVRFLLIAGQPIGEPVAWGGPIVMNTEEELHTAFREFREGTFIKVGSRP from the coding sequence ATGACTTCAGTGAGAAAGCCTGTTCAGGTCTTAAAGAGTGTCCCCACCATGGAAGGCGCGGGTGTTCGCCTCAGGAGGGCCTTCGGGCACGCCGAGGCGCCGACCTTCGATCCGTTCCTCCTCCTCGACGACATCCATTCCGGGAACCCGTCCGACTATATGGCAGGATTTCCGTGGCATCCCCACCGCGGGATCGAGACGGTTACATATGTTCTCCACGGCGATGTGGACCACGGTGACAGCATCGGCAACAGCGGCGCCATCGGTGACGGTGATGTCCAGTGGATGACGGCCGGAAGCGGCATCATCCACCAGGAGATGCCCCGGAAGGTTTCCGGGGATATGAGGGGACTCCAGTTGTGGGTGAACCTTCCCGCTTCCCGGAAGATGATGGATCCCCGCTACAGGGATATCATGGCCGGGACCATACCAGTTGTCAGGAACGACAACGGAACTGCGGTCAGGGTCATCGCCGGAAGACATAAGGACGTAGCGGGTCCCATGGAGGATCTGGTTCAGGCACCGTCATATTACGACGTTGAAGTCCCAGCGGGTGAGACCTTCACATGCGATCTCCCGGAAGAGCACACTGTGTTCGCCTACGTCCTCAGCGGGCAGGGCCGCTTTTCGACGGTGGAGGGGAGCGAGTACGGTGCGGAGCATGTCGTCCTCTACGGCAGGGGGGAGCAGGTTTCCATCAGGGGAGGGGACACAGGGGTCCGGTTTCTCCTCATCGCTGGCCAGCCCATCGGGGAACCCGTCGCATGGGGCGGCCCCATCGTCATGAACACGGAGGAAGAGCTACACACGGCGTTCAGGGAGTTCCGGGAAGGGACTTTTATCAAAGTAGGTTCCCGTCCCTGA
- a CDS encoding DUF1844 domain-containing protein translates to MADDGSKDKDFKVEDRRASSGGEGESPVSSDTVESPREDASEPGGEAGNETGQGSGASGSAGSRSIPKVDFSTFVFSLFSSALIQLGDLADPVTGEKSQERNLDAVSQTIDLLDLLRDKTEGNLTKDETNLIKESTAQLKYKYIDAIKGKG, encoded by the coding sequence ATGGCCGATGACGGGAGCAAAGACAAGGACTTCAAGGTCGAGGACCGCCGCGCGTCTTCCGGAGGCGAAGGGGAGAGTCCGGTCTCGTCCGACACCGTGGAGTCTCCCCGGGAAGATGCTTCCGAACCGGGGGGCGAAGCGGGGAACGAGACGGGACAAGGATCAGGGGCCTCCGGGAGCGCAGGCTCCCGCAGCATCCCCAAGGTGGATTTTTCCACCTTTGTATTCTCCCTTTTCAGCTCGGCCCTGATCCAGCTCGGCGACCTGGCCGATCCCGTGACGGGGGAAAAGAGCCAGGAGAGGAATCTTGATGCGGTGAGCCAGACCATCGACCTGCTGGATCTCCTTCGGGACAAGACGGAGGGGAACCTGACAAAGGACGAGACGAACCTGATCAAGGAATCCACCGCGCAGCTGAAATACAAATACATTGACGCCATCAAGGGTAAGGGATAG
- a CDS encoding PhoH family protein: MTLKKTLTLDDERHVQALSGDLDRNLKMIEQMTGVKVGVRGEKVFFEGPGEKVSEVQRLVTDIVGNLERGVSLSGEEMQNLFRQSANGSRTDYTELASESVVITPRKTVVPKSLNQKLYIERIRTDDIVFGVGPAGTGKTYLAMALAVKTLISKEVSRIILTRPAVEAGEKLGFLPGDMYEKVNPYLRPLYDALFEMLSAEKALKMVEKGVIEVAPLAFMRGRTLNDSFVILDEAQNTTTEQMKMFLTRLGFDSRTVITGDITQIDLPHRDASGLVEVMDLLADIPGISFVNFDGRDVVRHPLVQQIIRAYENRGI, from the coding sequence GTGACATTGAAAAAAACGCTTACCCTAGATGACGAGAGACATGTCCAGGCCTTGTCGGGCGACCTCGACCGGAACCTGAAGATGATCGAGCAGATGACCGGCGTAAAGGTCGGGGTCCGCGGTGAAAAGGTCTTTTTCGAGGGTCCCGGAGAGAAGGTGAGCGAGGTTCAGCGCCTCGTGACCGACATCGTTGGAAATCTGGAGCGTGGCGTGTCCCTGTCCGGCGAAGAGATGCAGAACCTGTTCAGGCAGTCGGCCAACGGATCGAGGACCGATTACACGGAACTGGCCTCGGAATCCGTGGTGATCACGCCCCGCAAGACGGTCGTCCCCAAGAGTCTCAACCAGAAACTGTACATCGAACGGATACGGACAGACGACATCGTTTTCGGAGTGGGGCCCGCCGGGACCGGCAAGACCTACCTGGCCATGGCGTTGGCCGTCAAAACGCTCATATCCAAGGAGGTGAGCAGGATCATCCTGACCAGGCCGGCGGTGGAGGCTGGCGAAAAACTCGGGTTTTTGCCGGGTGATATGTACGAGAAGGTCAACCCTTACCTGAGACCCCTTTACGATGCCCTGTTTGAAATGCTCAGTGCGGAAAAAGCCCTGAAAATGGTCGAAAAGGGGGTCATCGAGGTGGCGCCCCTCGCCTTCATGCGAGGGCGGACGCTCAACGATTCCTTCGTTATCCTCGACGAGGCACAGAACACGACGACGGAACAGATGAAAATGTTCCTGACCAGGTTGGGTTTCGATTCCAGGACCGTCATTACAGGCGACATTACCCAGATCGATCTCCCCCATCGCGACGCTTCCGGTCTTGTGGAGGTCATGGATCTTCTCGCGGACATTCCCGGCATCAGTTTCGTGAACTTTGACGGAAGGGATGTCGTTCGACATCCTCTCGTGCAGCAGATCATCCGCGCCTACGAGAACAGGGGGATCTGA
- a CDS encoding DUF4388 domain-containing protein, producing MALKGTLRDFGLSDIFQLISHQRKAGILYLEDKGKSVAVTFDEGKVVGAEIGSAKTQEKERVGDILVKSGLIDMGRLEECLQEQKRTSKKLGVILTEKNYLTEELFRAALAFQIKETLYKIFQWGNGTYKFDSGKISYDKQFISPLPAEYILMEAARIIDEWPGVQNKVPSMEMVFAKVPDAEEKIIRSSRPGADAEEEDDLDFDILGEEKPRSYESDKILLSGGQEKVFDLVNGQFTVSDVAYRSLLGDFEASKALVDLSGFGLIKPVKVPASRPKTEETARETKKRRGVIAMVSGLLFAAALLFVLFTLAAKTGGKLNLLTQISSTRTIMVRQAVVSAQQQRLLLALETYRLEKGSYPLALEDLVQAGFVLESDISYPFSTPYTIVWSESRPVISPPGE from the coding sequence ATGGCCTTGAAGGGAACTCTCAGGGACTTCGGTCTTTCGGATATCTTCCAACTCATCTCCCACCAGAGAAAGGCAGGGATCCTTTACCTCGAGGACAAGGGCAAGAGTGTGGCGGTGACCTTCGATGAAGGGAAAGTCGTCGGGGCAGAGATCGGCAGCGCAAAGACCCAGGAAAAGGAGAGGGTCGGGGATATCCTGGTCAAGTCAGGGCTCATTGATATGGGTCGGCTGGAAGAGTGTCTCCAGGAGCAGAAAAGGACATCGAAAAAACTCGGGGTGATCCTCACCGAGAAAAATTACCTTACCGAAGAGCTGTTCCGGGCCGCTCTCGCTTTCCAGATCAAGGAAACCCTTTACAAGATCTTCCAGTGGGGAAACGGTACGTACAAGTTCGATTCGGGAAAGATCTCCTACGACAAGCAGTTCATCTCGCCTCTGCCGGCGGAATATATCCTCATGGAGGCAGCGAGGATCATAGACGAATGGCCCGGAGTCCAGAACAAGGTCCCGTCCATGGAGATGGTATTCGCCAAGGTCCCGGATGCCGAGGAAAAGATCATTCGAAGTTCCCGCCCGGGCGCGGATGCCGAGGAGGAAGACGATCTCGACTTTGACATCCTGGGCGAGGAGAAACCCAGATCTTACGAATCGGACAAGATCCTTTTGTCCGGGGGCCAGGAAAAGGTGTTCGATCTGGTCAATGGCCAATTCACCGTGAGCGACGTGGCCTACCGGTCCCTGCTCGGGGACTTCGAGGCCTCCAAGGCTCTTGTGGATCTGTCCGGTTTCGGGCTGATCAAACCGGTGAAGGTTCCCGCCTCCAGGCCCAAGACGGAGGAGACCGCCAGGGAGACCAAAAAAAGAAGGGGTGTGATCGCCATGGTCTCCGGCCTTCTCTTCGCGGCAGCCCTGCTGTTCGTCCTGTTTACCCTGGCGGCGAAGACCGGCGGGAAGCTGAACCTGCTGACCCAGATCAGCTCGACCAGGACAATCATGGTTCGGCAGGCCGTGGTGAGCGCCCAGCAGCAGCGCCTGCTCCTGGCCCTCGAGACGTACCGCCTTGAGAAAGGGTCCTATCCCCTTGCGCTGGAGGATCTGGTCCAGGCCGGTTTTGTCCTGGAATCGGACATCTCATACCCCTTTTCCACTCCATACACCATTGTCTGGAGTGAAAGCCGCCCCGTGATATCCCCTCCCGGGGAGTGA